CGGCAAAGACACCGATCTGTCCTTCTCCATCAAGGGGAGGAAGGCCATCCCGTGCGCCGGGGAATACAACATGCCGGACGGCGAGATCTTCACGGCGCCGGTTGAGAACTCCACCGAGGGCACGATCCGCTACGAGTTCCCGGCGATCTACGGCGGCCGGGAAGTTTCCGGCATCCGGCTGACCTTCCGGAAAGGAAAGGTCGTCGATGCATCGGCGGAAAAGAACGAGCCGATCCTTAAGGAAATGCTTGCCGCCGACCCGGGGGCGGGCATATTGGGCGAGTTCGGCATCGGCGCCAACGCGGGCGTATCCGATTTCACGAGGGACATCCTGCTGGACGAGAAGATGGGGGGGACGATCCACCTGGCGATCGGCCGCTCGTACCCGGAGTCGGGGGGGAAGAACATTTCCGCCGTCCACTGGGACATGATCAAGGACCTGCGCAGCGAAGGGGAGCTCTACTTCGACGGCAGGCCGGTCCTCCGCACGGGGCATCTATTCGGGAAGGTTCTGCCGGGCATCAAGGCAAGGTAGGTCGCCGCCCCTGTACCTGTACGCGGCAGCGATTTTCTTAAGCGCCTTTCTCCTGTTCCAGGTGCAGCTTGTCATCGCGAAGATGATCCTGCCCTGGTTCGGAGGTTCGGCGGCGGTCTGGACCACCTGCATGCTATTCTTCCAGGCGGTCCTTCTCTTCGGTTATCTCTACGCGTACGGTGCAGTAAGGCTGCTCAAGCCCAAGGCGCAGTCCGCGGTCCACGTCCTGTTGTTGTTCGCGAGCGTCCTCCTCCTGCCGATCGTCCCCGGGACCGGCTGGAAGCCCACGGGCACGGAAGACCCCTCTCTGCGCATTCTTCTGTTGCTGCTTGCCACCGTCGGGCTCCCCTACTTTACCCTCTCCGCCACGAGCCCCCTGCTTCAGGCCTGGTACGCAAGGACGCACGAAGGGGCCGTCCCCTACAGGCTCTTCGCCCTTTCCAACGCGGGCTCCATGCTGGGGCTGCTTTCCTATCCCGTGCTGGTCGAACCGTACTTCGCGGTCCAGCGGCAGGCGGCCGGGTGGTCGGCGGCATTCCTGGTTTTCTGCCTGCTGTGCGGGGCGGCTGCGGTCCTGTGCGCCGGGAAGGGAAAGGAGGACGCGGCGCCGCAGGCGATACCTCAAGGAGGCGAGGATATGGAGAAGCCGGTGACGGGGACCATGCTTCTCTGGACGGCGCTGGCGGCCTGCGCTTCCGCCCTGCTGCTCGCCGTGACGAACCACCTTACGCAAAACGTCGCTGCGATACCGTTCCTCTGGGTCCTTCCGTTGACCTTGTACCTGCTTAGTTTCATCCTCTGTTTTTCGGTGGAGGGGCGGTACCGGCGGATCTTCTACCTGCCGCTTCTTGCGGCCGCCCTCGGCGGGATGTGCCACCTGCTTTCGCCGGGATACGAGACCGCCGGGCTGGTACTGCTGATTCCGGTCTACGCGGGGGGGCTGTTCGTGGCATGCATGGTCTGCCACGGCGAACTCGCGGCGCTGAAGCCCCATCCCCGGCACCTCACCGCTTTCTACCTGATGATCTCCCTGGGAGGCGCCACCGGCGGCATCTTCGTCGGTCTCGTCGCGCCGTACGGTTTTCGCGGTTATTACGAACTTCCCGCCGGGATCGCCGCCTGCGCCGTGCTTGCGACGGTCGTCCTTTACCGGCTGCCTTCTTCAGCCGCGCATTGGGCTCGCTGGAGAGGCGCTTTGCTTCTTGCCGCAGCCGCCGGCACGCTGGCGCTTTTCGCTGCCCTCGGCTGGCAGGTCCGCAGGGATGCGCGTGGCGCGCGGGTCATGGAGCGTAATTTCTACGGAGGTCTGAGGGTTAGCGACTCGGGTAACCCGGACAGCGAATCCGCGATTCGGACGCTCGTCCACGGGACGATTTACCACGGGCGGCAGTTTCTCTCCCCGTCGATGCGCCGCCGGCCTACCGCCTACTACGGTCCGTCGTCCGGAATCGGGCTCGCGCTGCGGAGCCTCGCCGGGAAAAAGCCGCGGCGCGTCGGGGTCATCGGACTCGGTGCGGGGACGATCGCCGCCTACGGAAAGCGCGGAGACCGCTACCGCTTCTACGAGATCAACCCGCTGGTCATCCGGTTTGCGGACACTGAATTCAGCTTCCTGCGGGATACGGAAGCCGAGGTGGAAGTCGTACCCGGCGACGCCCGCCTGTCGATGGAAACGGAGCCCCGCCAGGATTTCGATCTTCTCGCGGTGGACGCTTTTTCGGGCGATTCTATCCCGGTCCACCTGCTGACACGTGAAGCGTTCGGAGTATATTTCCGGCACCTGAAAGACCGCGGAGTTCTCGCGGTGCACGTCTCGAACAAGTACCTGGACCTGAAACCCGTCGTGCGACTGGCCGCGCTGTCGATGGGGAAGGAGGCTGTGACGGTCGAAACCGAAGACGACCCGGCCAATGCCTGGTACGGTTCGACCTGGATCCTGATTTCGGGCGGCCGTGCGCTTTTCGATTTTCCACCCTTGAAGGAAGCGGGGAAACCGCTTGCGGCCAGGGAAAACGTCGGCCTGTGGACCGACGAATACAGCAATCTATTCCGGATTCTCAAGTAGGGACGGCCTGATATAATTGACCGCATTTCGCGGTCCGCGGAAGGAACCAAATGCTCCACATGGTCATCTTTCAATACGACCTTTTTCTTTTCGGAGAAGACAATGTTCCGTAGAGCGTTTCCGATGGTTCTGGCCTGTTTCATCCTGTCTGCGGCGGTGGCGGCGGGAGCGACTCCCGCGCCCGAGGAGGCCCAATTGATCGAAAAGTACAAGCTGCGGAACGGCCTGACTGTCGTTATACGGCAGAACCATTCCTCCCCGGTGGTGGCGGTCCAGGTCTGGGTCAAGGCGGGGAGCACGACCGAACCGGAAAAACGGGCGGGGATGTCCCACATCCTGGAACATATGGCTTTCAAGGGGACGAAGAAGCGCGGCCCCGGGCAGTTGGCCCGCGAAGTGGAGGCCCTGGGCGGAGAGATCAACGCCTACACGAGTTTCGACCAGACGGTCTACCACATCACGATCTCGGGGAGATATCTGGAAAACGCACTGGAGATCCTGTCCGATACAATGGGCAATTCGGTCTTCGACGCCGGGGAGCTTGCGCGGGAAAAGGAAGTGATCCAGGAAGAGCTCCGCATGAACGAGGACGACCCGACCAGGGTCGTGTGGAAAGCCATGTTCCGCGAAGCGTACCGTGTAC
The nucleotide sequence above comes from Deltaproteobacteria bacterium. Encoded proteins:
- a CDS encoding fused MFS/spermidine synthase; amino-acid sequence: MILPWFGGSAAVWTTCMLFFQAVLLFGYLYAYGAVRLLKPKAQSAVHVLLLFASVLLLPIVPGTGWKPTGTEDPSLRILLLLLATVGLPYFTLSATSPLLQAWYARTHEGAVPYRLFALSNAGSMLGLLSYPVLVEPYFAVQRQAAGWSAAFLVFCLLCGAAAVLCAGKGKEDAAPQAIPQGGEDMEKPVTGTMLLWTALAACASALLLAVTNHLTQNVAAIPFLWVLPLTLYLLSFILCFSVEGRYRRIFYLPLLAAALGGMCHLLSPGYETAGLVLLIPVYAGGLFVACMVCHGELAALKPHPRHLTAFYLMISLGGATGGIFVGLVAPYGFRGYYELPAGIAACAVLATVVLYRLPSSAAHWARWRGALLLAAAAGTLALFAALGWQVRRDARGARVMERNFYGGLRVSDSGNPDSESAIRTLVHGTIYHGRQFLSPSMRRRPTAYYGPSSGIGLALRSLAGKKPRRVGVIGLGAGTIAAYGKRGDRYRFYEINPLVIRFADTEFSFLRDTEAEVEVVPGDARLSMETEPRQDFDLLAVDAFSGDSIPVHLLTREAFGVYFRHLKDRGVLAVHVSNKYLDLKPVVRLAALSMGKEAVTVETEDDPANAWYGSTWILISGGRALFDFPPLKEAGKPLAARENVGLWTDEYSNLFRILK